From Penaeus monodon isolate SGIC_2016 chromosome 6, NSTDA_Pmon_1, whole genome shotgun sequence, the proteins below share one genomic window:
- the LOC119573888 gene encoding glutamate receptor ionotropic, kainate 3-like — MLEFHMSPALSSRTPERARYVPLRAVTEAALNPLNHTDLGGITIPVAVTNYPPFLWVLHGERNTDKDIAGSVLGKGTSWELMRTLAAFFNFRPEPRVALGDVVGRRDAEGRWMGALELLKEEEAEFTVLPVTVSSPREEIVDFSILLGTTTFGILVRRPAYVPKPDALLRPFNVDVWLWILAMMGIMGPLIYLIILLRVRLCRGDPTLTRTFPLDQCIWFVFGAMMKQGSVLSPISDSSRILFATWWLFITIVTSFYTANLTAYLTFNSLVLPIEKAEDLARDPDIKWAAFRDGALADIIMVGAGYGGAWSMRYRHVDNGAKGMEYHHGGIGHGRIMGV, encoded by the exons atgCTCGAATTCCACATGTCTCCCGCCCTCTCCTCGCGAACGCCAGAGCGCGCCCGCTACGTGCCCCTGCGCGCGGTGACGGAGGCGGCCCTCAACCCCCTCAACCACACGGACCTCGGCGGCATCACCATCCCCGTCGCCGTCACCAAC TACCCTCCCTTCCTGTGGGTCCTGCACGGGGAGAGGAACACGGACAAGGACATCGCCGGCAGCGTCCTCGGCAAGGGCACGTCCTGGGAGCTCATGAGGACGCTGGCCGCCTTCTTCAACTTCCGCCCCGAGCCGAGGGTGGCGCTGGGGGACGTGGTGGGGCGGAGGGACGCCGAAGGACGCTGGATGGGCGCCCTCGAGCTGCTGAAGGAGGAG GAGGCCGAGTTCACCGTGCTGCCCGTGACAGTCTCGAGCCCCCGGGAGGAGATCGTCGACTTCTCGATCCTTCTGGGAACCACCACCTTCGGGATCCTCGTCCGCCGCCCCGCCTACGTGCCCAAGCCGGACGCTCTGCTCAGGCCCTTCAACGTGGAC GTGTGGCTCTGGATCCTGGCGATGATGGGGATAATGGGGCCCCTTATCTACCTGATCATCCTGCTGCGAGTGCGCCTGTGCAGGGGGGACCCCACGCTCACCAGGACCTTCCCCTTGGACCAGTGCATCTGGTTCGTGTTCGGGGCCATGATGAAGCAGGGCAGCGTGCTCAGTCCGATCTCAG ATTCCTCCCGCATCCTGTTCGCAACGTGGTGGCTCTTCATCACCATCGTGACGTCCTTCTACACGGCCAACCTGACGGCCTACCTCACCTTCAACAGCCTCGTCCTGCCCATCGAGAAGGCGGAGGACCTGGCCAGGGACCCGGACATCAAATGGGCGGCCTTCAGGGACGGCGCCCTCGCCGATATCATCATGGTGGGTGCGGGGTATGGG GGGGCATGGAGCATGAGGTATCGCCATGTGGATAATGGGGCAAAGGGCATGGAGTATCATCATGGGGGCATAGGGCATGGGCGTATCATGGGGGTATGA